The following are from one region of the Arachis duranensis cultivar V14167 chromosome 10, aradu.V14167.gnm2.J7QH, whole genome shotgun sequence genome:
- the LOC107468493 gene encoding basic form of pathogenesis-related protein 1-like, producing the protein MNVNVILLALIFFFFMWTMCFAQNTPEDFLSVHNEAREEVGVGPLSWNHTLEAYAQRYANERIPDCNLEHSMGPYGENIAEGYGDMKGSDAVKFWLTEKPNYDYHSNSCVNDECLHYTQIVWRDSVHVGCARAKCNNHWEFVICSYDPPGNIEGQRPY; encoded by the coding sequence ATGAATGTGAATGTTATCTTATTAGcccttatttttttcttcttcatgtggACAATGTGTTTTGCCCAAAATACCCCTGAAGACTTCCTTTCAGTTCACAATGAGGCTCGTGAAGAGGTTGGTGTGGGTCCACTCTCATGGAACCACACACTTGAAGCCTACGCTCAGCGCTACGCCAACGAGAGGATCCCGGACTGCAACCTGGAACACTCGATGGGGCCTTACGGCGAGAACATCGCCGAAGGCTACGGCGACATGAAGGGGTCCGACGCCGTGAAGTTTTGGCTGACGGAGAAGCCAAACTATGACTACCACTCAAACTCATGCGTTAACGATGAGTGCCTGCATTACACTCAGATAGTGTGGCGTGATTCGGTTCATGTTGGGTGCGCAAGAGCTAAGTGTAACAACCATTGGGAGTTCGTTATCTGCAGCTATGACCCACCCGGCAACATTGAAGGCCAACGTCCCTATTGA
- the LOC107468674 gene encoding probable pectin methylesterase CGR3, with protein MSRRLVNPSRRLADAGSIPFVASIQSKSRNSPVLSIGLVVVGAILLIGYCYSNSGSSSDIKDVSKLEGGGSCTAEVLQTLPLLKKAYGDSMHKVLHVGPESCSVVSSLYQEEDTEAWGIEPYELDDVSSKCKSLVRKGIVRVADLKFPLPYRAKSFSLVIVSDALDYLSPRYLNRTVPELVRVSADGVVIYAGYPGQQRARGGEVAKFGRPAKLRSSSWWIRFFVQTSLEENETAGKKFEQASTKKGYKPGCQVFHLKSYA; from the exons ATGTCAAGGAGGCTGGTAAATCCTTCGCGTCGGTTAGCTGATGCTGGAAGTATACCATTTGTGGCCTCTATTCAGTCCAAATCTCGCAACTCTCCCGTGCTATCTATCGGTCTTGTTGTTGTG GGTGCAATCCTTCTGATCGGTTATTGTTATAGCAATTCAG GGAGTAGCAGTGATATCAAGGATGTAAGTAAACTTGAAG GTGGAGGCTCCTGCACAGCAGAAGTTCTACAAACATTGCCCCTGTTGAAGAAAGCATACGGAGACAGTATGCACAAGGTTTTGCATGTCGGCCCTGAATCTTGTTCCGTGGTATCCAGTCTATATCAAGAAGAGGATACCGAGGCTTGGGGAATTGAACCATATGAGTTAGATGATGTCAGTTCGAAGTGCAAGAGTCTTGTACGCAAGGGCATTGTGCGTGTAGCTGACTTGAAGTTTCCTCTCCCTTACCGTGCAAAGTCATTTTCTCTTGTAATTGTGTCAGATGCATTGGACTACTTATCTCCAAGATACCTGAACAGAACCGTGCCAGAGTTGGTGAGGGTATCTGCTGATGGAGTTGTTATCTACGCAG GTTATCCAGGTCAGCAGAGAGCTAGAGGTGGAGAAGTGGCCAAATTTGGTCGTCCA GCGAAACTGCGCAGCTCATCGTGGTGGATTAGGTTTTTCGTTCAGACAAGCTTGGAAGAGAATGAAACTGCTGGCAAGAAGTTTGAGCAGGCTTCAACCAAGAAAGGATACAAGCCAGGTTGCCAAGTATTTCACCTCAAATCATACGCTTGA
- the LOC107468743 gene encoding squalene monooxygenase SE1-like, which yields MSHSFTNPLFLFLAMDYMFIFGSVIASSLVLVLFLYGSTSNKRKSSVPSGTTHAQSIKTSENGTWNPPEVSEGCDDIIIVGAGVAGAALAFTLGKDGRRVHVIERDLNEQDRIVGELLQPGGYLKLIELGLEDCVDEIDAQQVFGYALYKDGKNTKLSYPLEKFSSDISGKSFHNGRFIQRMRAKASSLPNVKLEQGTVTSLLEENGIVKGVHYKTKSGEELTAKAPLTIVCDGCFSNLRRSLCNPKVDLPSYFVGLILENCNLPYANHGHVILGDPSPILFYPISSTEIRCLVDVPGQKLPSLGNGDMALYLKTVVAPQVPSELHDSFIATVEKGNIRSMPNRSMPASPYPTPGALLMGDAFNMRHPLTGGGMTVALSDIVLLRDLLRPLRDLHDSTALCKYLESFYTLRKPVASTINTLAGALYKVFCASPDPARKEMRQACFDYLSLGGVFSQGPIALLSGLNPRPLSLVLHFFAVAIYGVGRLLVPFPSPTRMWIGARLISGASGIIFPIIKAEGVRQMFFPVTVPAYYRTPPVNLQN from the exons ATGTCTCACAGTTTCACCAATCCCTTGTTCTTATTCTTGGCAATGGATTATATGTTCATTTTTGGAAGTGTCATAGCTTCTAGTTTGGTGCTTGTGCTTTTTCTGTACGGTTCTACATCAAACAAGAGAAAATCCAGTGTTCCAAGTGGAACAACACATGCACAAAGTATAAAGACATCAGAAAATGGTACATGGAATCCACCAGAAGTCTCAGAAGGATGTGATGACATCATCATTGTAGGTGCTGGTGTTGCTGGTGCAGCCCTTGCTTTCACTCTTGGAAAG GATGGAAGACGAGTTCATGTTATCGAAAGGGACTTGAATGAACAAGACAGGATTGTGGGTGAATTGCTTCAACCTGGGGGCTATCTTAAGCTGATTGAGTTAGGACTTGAGG ATTGTGTGGATGAAATTGATGCACAACAAGTCTTTGGCTATGCCCTTTACAAAGATGGGAAAAATACCAAGCTCTCTTATCCTTTGGAAAAGTTTAGTTCTGATATTTCCGGTAAAAGCTTTCACAATGGCCGTTTCATCCAAAGAATGCGAGCGAAGGCTTCTTCTCTTCCCAA TGTAAAATTAGAACAAGGAACTGTCACATCTCTATTAGAAGAAAATGGAATTGTCAAAGGAGTTCACTACAAAACTAAGAGTGGAGAAGAGCTTACAGCAAAGGCTCCTCTCACCATAGTTTGTGATGGTTGTTTTTCCAACTTAAGGCGTTCTCTTTGCAATCCTAAG GTTGATCTACCATCTTATTTTGTTGGTCTAATCCTGGAGAATTGTAATCTTCCATATGCAAACCATGGACATGTTATCTTAGGTGATCCTTCACCAATCTTGTTTTATCCAATCAGCAGCACTGAAATTCGGTGTTTGGTGGATGTGCCTGGCCAAAAACTACCTTCTCTTGGCAATGGCGACATGGCACTTTATCTGAAAACAGTGGTGGCTCCTCAG GTGCCTTCAGAGCTGCATGATTCTTTTATAGCAACAGTGGAAAAAGGGAACATAAGAAGCATGCCAAATAGAAGCATGCCTGCATCACCATATCCAACACCTGGTGCTCTTCTAATGGGTGACGCATTCAACATGCGTCACCCTTTAACAGGAGGGGGAATGACTGTGGCCTTGTCTGACATTGTTCTGCTAAGAGATCTTCTTAGACCTTTGCGCGATCTCCATGATTCTACTGCTCTTTGCAAGTATCTTGAATCATTCTACACTCTACGTAAG CCAGTGGCATCAACCATAAACACATTGGCAGGTGCATTGTACAAGGTGTTCTGCGCATCACCTGATCCGGCTAGGAAGGAAATGAGGCAAGcatgttttgattatttgagcCTTGGAGGTGTGTTCTCTCAGGGACCAATAGCTCTACTCTCTGGTCTCAATCCTCGCCCATTAAGCTTGGTTCTCCATTTCTTTGCTGTCGCTATATATGGCGTTGGCCGCTTGCTCGTGCCATTTCCTTCACCAACACGCATGTGGATTGGAGCTAGATTGATCTCT GGAGCATCAGGTATAATCTTCCCTATTATCAAGGCTGAAGGAGTTAGACAAATGTTCTTCCCAGTAACTGTGCCAGCATACTACAGAACTCCCCCTGTTAATTTGCAGAACTAA
- the LOC107468752 gene encoding uncharacterized protein LOC107468752 — protein MAEIRCLPVIEEDETIDEDFYEKIQAPKFVDLTAPDPRLPDEDRNWFCMRFGCDQKHEEELDSEAIYKDFVLRVMAARSPNVKLRKALNRREASENLKCPLTAPAKPRVSRMALISSLSHKMAENKAKVNKPLAKVSASATPNAKVKQSPSVAKALTTPRNQKKKVSIVEPFRTVQSKKALSVAVPKSRMVGKALVFHSPKRTVKIKSSVELKTPMRGLCSAMKKLELNGGKKNGDECNNSLHISASRKKLRGREVKSRVFDLLYSNNCKGPETNTVKCMKEKRVKGMEKCQVNVPHEENEIDSSDMEIDEKSRGGSLERCTESGTSGGSKPTRVESSSEASVTTTLSNSTEEEKKTTEERKQRGVKSKPVSEKGENPEATKRKDKEKSVNFDDKENQAGLTEYDDKENASAPDENRIMTTNNDPNKVNLGSKTEDSRNTDKKHSSITTSSQVVKYRKLKPTNPKPFKLRTDERGILKEANLDKKVPSQLKETTTKGGNLMRKHQIAATQSPAPKLKKQIDPENTPEQGYKLARPQLMQLKAVKPPSALYRKKGKVVLGTPCKLSVILEKPSNIGKPKDAAKPRQNDASSPTSNGAASNSKPCSRGRRILTVPKEPKFHSLHVPRSCTIKNPT, from the exons atggCGGAAATTCGGTGTTTGCCagtgattgaagaagatgaaaccATTGATGAAGACTTCTATGAGAAGATTCAAGCCCCAAAATTCGTTGACCTCACCGCACCCGATCCTCGCCTCCCAGACGAGGACCGCAACTGGTTCTGCATGCGTTTTG GATGTGACCAAAAGCACGAAGAAGAGTTGGATTCTGAGGCAATTTACAAGGATTTTGTTCTTAGG GTTATGGCAGCTAGAAGTCCCAATGTCAAGCTTagaaaagcattaaacagaagAGAAGCAAG TGAAAATCTGAAGTGTCCGCTTACAGCTCCGGCAAAGCCGAGGGTGTCAAGAATGGCCTTGATTTCCTCATTGTCACACAAGATGGCTGAAAATAAGGCCAAAGTTAATAAGCCTCTTGCAAAGGTTTCTGCTTCTGCTACACCAAATGCCAAAGTGAAACAATCACCTTCTGTGGCTAAGGCTTTGACTACTCCAAGGAATCAAAAGAAGAAAGTCTCCATTGTCGAACCATTCAGAACTGTTCAGAGCAAGAAAGCCTTGAGTGTTGCTGTGCCTAAGAGCAGAATGGTAGGCAAGGCTCTGGTGTTTCACTCACCGAAGAGGACAGTGAAGATCAAGAGTTCTGTGGAACTGAAAACACCGATGAGAGGGTTGTGTTCGGCAATGAAGAAGCTTGAACTCAATGGGGGGAAGAAGAATGGAGACGAATGTAACAACTCATTGCACATTTCTGCCTCAAGAAAGAAACTAAGGGGACGCGAGGTCAAAAGCCGTGTGTTTGATTTATTGTATTCTAATAACTGCAAGGGTCCGGAGACTAACACTGTGAAATgtatgaaggagaagagagtaAAAGGCATGGAGAAATGCCAGGTTAATGTGCCCCATGAGGAAAATGAAATTGACTCAAGTGACATGGAAATAGATGAAAAATCAAGGGGTGGTTCACTGGAAAGATGCACTGAATCAGGAACTTCTGGTGGTAGCAAACCAACAAGAGTAGAGAGTTCATCAGAAGCTTCGGTTACCACCACACTGTCAAATTccacagaagaagaaaaaaagaccACTGAAGAGAGAAAACAGAGAGGGGTGAAAAGTAAACCAGTTTCAGAGAAGGGTGAAAACCCTGAAGCCACAAAGAGAAAGGATAAAGAGAAATCTGTTAACTTTGATGACAAAGAAAACCAGGCTGGTTTGACTGAATACGATGACAAGGAAAATGCCTCAGCCCCTGATGAGAACAG AATAATGACTACAAATAATGATCCCAATAAGGTCAATCTTGGCAGCAAGACTGAGGATTCAAGGAACACAGACAAG AAGCATTCATCTATCACTACTAGTTCTCAAGTTGTTAAATACAGAAAACTAAAGCCTACAAATCCTAAGCCTTTTAAGCTGAGAACTGAT GAAAGAGGAATTCTTAAAGAAGCTAATTTGGATAAAAAGGTTCCCTCACAATTGAAAGAAACCACTACCAAAGGAGGCAACCTAATGAGAAAACATCAGATTGCAGCAACACAAAGTCCTGCTCCTAAACTTAAGAAACAAATTGATCCAGAAAATACACCTGAACAAGGATACAAGTTAGCAAGACCCCAACTGATGCAGCTTAAAGCTGTTAAGCCTCCAAG TGCTTTGTATAGGAAGAAAGGAAAGGTTGTCCTTGGAACGCCTTGTAAACTAAGTGTTATTCTTGAAAAGCCTTCAAACATTGGGAAGCCAAAGGACGCAGCAAAGCCACGTCAAAATGATGcttcttcacctacaagcaaCGGTGCTGCTTCCAATTCGAAACCTTGTTCACGAGGAAGGAGGATTTTAACTGTTCCAAAGGAACCAAAGTTTCATAGTCTCCATGTACCAAGGAGCTGTACCATTAAGAATCCTACATAG
- the LOC107468619 gene encoding proline iminopeptidase — MRLGFSPNTLLSQSFSSSLLLPSLVFSLSNSQLLPHSRLHLQHPLSLKTNSSGRKSAIIRMHKVDHTIESTPVNLMAREQEFTEVNRNLYPNVEPYSAGFLKVSDIHTLYWEQSGNPNGHPVVFIHGGPGGGTGPSNRKFFDPEFYRIILFDQRGAGKSTPHACLEQNTTWDLIDDIEKLREHLQIPEWQVFGGSWGSTLGLAYSQSHPDKVTGMVLRGIFLLRKKEIDWFYEGGAAAIFPDAWESFRDLIPENERGCFVDAYKKRLNSDDVETQYGAARAWTKWEMMTAHLLPNEENIKRGDDDKFSLAFARIENHYFVNKGFLPSDSYLLDNVDKIRHINTTIVQGRYDVCCPMMSAWDLHKAWPEADFRVVADAGHSANEPGITAELVAANEKLKNIIKNKGN; from the exons ATGAGGTTGGGTTTTAGTCCAAACACCCTTCTTTCACAatccttctcttcctctttgCTATTGCCTTCCCTAGTTTTCAGTCTCTCCAATTCACAGTTACTCCCTCATTCTCGTCTTCATCTTCAGCATCCCCTCTCTCTCAAAACCAACTCTTcag GGAGAAAGAGCGCAATTATTCGTATGCATAAAGTTGATCATACTATTGAGTCAACACCCGTTAATTTGATGGCTCGAGAACAGGAATTTACAGAAGTGAACAGAAATCTTTACCCGAATGTAGAACCCTACAGCGCAGGGTTTTTGAAAGTTTCAGATATTCACACACTCTACTGGGAGCAATCTGGAAACCCCAATGGACAT CCGGTTGTCTTCATTCACGGAGGCCCTGGAGGGGGAACTGGCCCAAGTAATCGGAAATTTTTTGATCCTGAATTTTACAGAATCATTCTATTTGATCAG CGGGGTGCAGGGAAAAGCACGCCTCATGCTTGCTTAGAGCAAAACACCACATGGGATCTAATTGACGACATTGAAAAGTTACGAGAACACTTGCAGATTCCAGAATGGCAG GTATTTGGAGGATCATGGGGAAGCACACTTGGTCTTGCTTATAGCCAATCTCACCCAGACAAG gttACTGGCATGGTCCTCAGGGGAATTTTCCTATTAAGAAAGAAAGAGATTGATTGGTTTTATGAGGGTGGTGCTGCTGCAATATTCCCTGATG CTTGGGAGTCATTTAGGGATCTGATTCCAGAGAATGAGAGAGGATGCTTTGTCGATGCCTATAAAAAGAGGTTAAACTCTGACGATGTTGAAACTCAG TATGGAGCTGCTAGAGCATGGACCAAATGGGAAATGATGACAGCTCATCTTCTTCCAAATGAAGAGAACATCAAAAGAGGGGATGACGATAAATTTTCATTG GCATTTGCAAGGATTGAAAACCACTATTTTGTGAACAAGGGATTCTTGCCCTCGGATTCATACCTGTTAGATAACGTTGACAAAATTAGGCATATCAACACCACAATTGTGCAG GGACGATACGATGTCTGTTGTCCTATGATGTCAGCCTGGGATCTTCATAAAGCTTGGCCAGAAGCAGATTTTAGG GTCGTTGCTGATGCGGGACATTCAGCCAATGAACCAGGGATAACTGCTGAACTAGTGGCTGCAAATGAGAAACTAAAAAACATAATCAAAAATAAAGGGAACTGA